A stretch of the Plodia interpunctella isolate USDA-ARS_2022_Savannah chromosome Z, ilPloInte3.2, whole genome shotgun sequence genome encodes the following:
- the LOC128683261 gene encoding uncharacterized protein LOC128683261, with protein MGQTDKPKKPRRPYEEIGAFFNGNAVKIRVPKSTSKPPKLTPSQMKLQQQCTCDDDESVCSESCGLSEGGGGAGNKLNFQIPDDLCEGLTNRNALNSELTYSKGKEEHENMCNICNVTPSNAPKGVKAQKVLHPDKDVFVLKIGKQTDEPNRTGNIEVELVTPRAPAKPRPATHSCKEIQCEECDIPCCMPCRVCRGGAPKKRKSRRPRCCP; from the exons ATGGGGCAGACTGACAAGCCGAAGAAACCTAGAAGGCCTTATGAAGAAATCGGGGCCTTTTTCAATGGAAATGCG GTAAAAATAAGAGTGCCAAAGAGCACGTCGAAGCCACCGAAGCTGACGCCGTCGCAGATGAAGCTGCAGCAGCAATGCACGTGCGATGACGACGAGTCTGTCTGCTCCGAGTCCTGCGGCCTGTCCGAAGGTGGAGGTGGTGCTGggaacaaacttaatttccaG ATACCTGACGACTTATGTGAGGGTCTGACCAACCGGAATGCACTAAACTCAGAACTCACATATAGCAAGGGCAAGGAAGAACACGAGAACATGTGCAACATCTGCAATGTGACACCTTCCAATGCACCTAAAGGGGTCAAAGCCCAAAAAGTCTTGCATCCTGATAAAGACGTATTCGTCCTGAAGATTGGAAAACAGACTGACGAGCCTAACCGTACAGGCAATATAGAG GTGGAATTGGTTACTCCTCGGGCTCCAGCAAAGCCCAGGCCGGCGACCCACTCGTGCAAGGAGATCCAGTGCGAGGAGTGCGATATCCCGTGCTGCATGCCGTGCCGTGTGTGCCGTGGAGGCGCGCCCAAGAAGAGGAAGTCGCGCCGCCCTAGATGTTGCCCATAA
- the LOC128683019 gene encoding uncharacterized protein LOC128683019 — MGDKSAKGTQAQTKKPTGKQSSKGGPCPWLCNQVPVNVPQPGPAQAVLHPNKDVFVLKVAKIGPHGDRRCKMELELVTPLGPDNKPPGRVDTREAQCDPDPPPCCCMRVKRKPNK; from the exons ATGGGTGACAAATCCGCTAAGGGCACTCAAGCTCAAACCAAGAAACCTACGGGCAAACAGTCAAGTAAAGGTGGTCCTTGCCCATGGCTGTGCAACCAGGTGCCAGTCAATGTGCCACAGCCGGGGCCGGCGCAGGCTGTGCTCCACCCCAATAAAGATGTATTTGTTCTGAAG gTAGCTAAAATTGGGCCCCATGGAGATCGGCGTTGCAAAATGGAACTGGAGTTAGTTACGCCCCTGGGGCCCGACAACAAGCCACCGGGACGAGTGGACACGCGGGAAGCCCAGTGCGACCCCGACCCTCCCCCTTGCTGCTGCATGAGGGTCAAAAGGAAACCCAACAAGTGA